The Styela clava chromosome 3, kaStyClav1.hap1.2, whole genome shotgun sequence genome includes the window AAAATGATTGTCTGTCGGTAAATGTATTTATATTCGTATGTTATaaagtaaattatattttggaTTTATGGTATATTctgaataattattaaaaagAAACTTTTTTGTGATATCTGCGATTTAGTCATCAAAGAGATAGAGAGAAATATAATTTGTGTCTTTCATTTACtagataaaactaaaaaatcacaaattttaactgttaattttttttttatatctttggCTTCAAACAATAActcttttaaaatataatatagaaTGTTATGAAGGAAACTATTTGATGGACTATTTTCCTTCATCACCAATTAAAATGAAAGGAATCTCAACTGTAATAGacataaataaagaaaaaatatggTCATTGGATACAAATAATATCAACACCACTAATTGCTTCATAAACAAAGCAATAATAAACAACAATATAAAGTTATTTACATATGGCAGGGTAGTAAAATTgttgtaataataatattaagaGCCATCATTTTTTTAATCCCATTGGTATTTAAGATCTGATTATTGCAACCGGCACCGACCCAAAGCAAACAATGTCTCAATTTCCATATCCTGGTAAAACAAGATTACCTTCTCGTAAAACGATTCCAGCGCTATATTTTCTGATCGATGAGATTGTGACGTTATTTCTCCAAGATCATCAAAATTCTGGgaataaatttgtataaatatatgttGTTAAAGATAACGTTAATTCATCCAAGAGAATAAAACGTTACTATTAAATGTCAATAAGATTTACatgaatattacattttttggtgctactgaagtatgcgcacaaagatgtcgcacaacctgaacccagtactggtacacaacctgaattcagattgtgcgccatcttggtgcgcatacttcaggaggttccATTTTTTGTTTAAACCATGGTTAACAAAGGAATAAAGTAAAATGTTGAAGCTTAAATGTATATCCGGTTGAATAATAATTGGATATTCAAGTTCGCTAAACAATTCTGCGCTATTTTCTTGCAATGGTCAACGACATCTGCTGCATATTTAttcagaataaattttattgtaacaGAAAATAATCGTTGATGTATAAATGTGATTTTAATGATTTTACTCACGTCGTCCATTTTATTCCTGTTTGACTTCATGCCATTCTGAGTCTTTGAAAAGCATTTGGTAAATATCTGACAAATTAATAAGTACATTTATTACAAGCAAATGAAAAGTCATATGAATTCCTATTTTTTCTGTGGTTTACCTTCATCTTCAAATTCAATCCCGTTAATTTTGTCTTGTTGTTTGTAACTTTTTTAATCTTACATTTTCCGGACTGACGTGTCCGTTTTTCGAAATTCTAAAAGAATGTAGCAATTGAGAGAAATGCGAAAGAAGAGCTATCACAGTTTATAAGCGATAATGATAATTTTCATGATGACTATAGTTTTCAGCACTTTCAATTGATGGAAAATTTACTGATGAATGACTTGGTGTCTTTGGTGttgtttttaaacattaaacATTTGAATCGACAAGTCATATGTAACAAACAGAGCTGCTGCGCAGAGCTGGGGCCAAGACTTTTTTGAAATAACGTCAGTTATCCAATCATTACCTGCGCTCTGTACAAAGTGCCACAATGTTCTTGGGAGTTATAATCATTGGTATCatctcaaatatttaaatttatctaaACTGCCagaatatttccaaatatgtgTTGTTCAGTTTTAACTTCCTTACTATTAtgcagaatttaaaaaaaagttggtTAGTCAATTTCTTATTTACTCACCATAACATTATTGACTTTTCTCATTTTTCTTCCAAACCAACTTGCAAATGCAACAATGCAATGGATTGCATTCAAGAAAGAAGACGATCTTTCCTCACTGTCTCCTCGTTTCTTGAAAAAAGGTCAATTACTTTAAacattgtttaaaaaatatagtctaccaaattataattttgttttaaatagcTGTACTAAGATTTCGTCGATATGTTTCTGGAAAGGACGGTACATCGGACACTCAAATTTTGTTTACATTGCAACAGAATTTGTACATATATTACATATATCACAACTCGGAATGTTCAATGTATCAGGATTAATTGTTTAAAAAGTCATGTAATATATCTTCAGGGTTTCATTATTTCTGTTAGTATCAATGGCGAGGTCAAGTCAAACACTGAAAATACTTCTGATTCCGAATTTGTATAGTGATCGACCCAAGGCAAAGTCGCTTAGCACGAACCATATACGCTGAACAAGAAGAATGACACGAGTAACCACTTGTTCAAATAAGAATCGAAACAGCGAGATGTAGACGCTCCTAAGATGAAGTAAATAATTCAGCAAAGCTTATTGCACAAAGTTTCGGAGGCTAAATTTGTCAACAAGAAGACCAATCTCGTGCCCATGAAGTTAAAGCGGCCTTCACAGATAATTGATACACTTTCTCATTGTATAACCAAATTTTGACAGACAAATTGCACTGTTCATTTGATAAAAAGTAGTTCTTTACATACTTGATTCCAACGTTTACGATTCTTACGACTCCGCCGTTTCCGTCCACATGAAATGCGATGGCCTCCATCTTCATCTGGCGGATCAATTACAACTTCCTGGTGATGAATATTCATGATAACAGTATCGTTAACATTTCAATTCAACTGCTCGTTGTAAATGAATTTCTTGGATTTTAATGCAATTTGCAAATATTGTTtgaattgtgacgtcacaatcaatgacaaattaaaaattcattcaatagGTTTCAAGAATCTCACTGAGAAACTGTGTGAATTTGTTTAATATATGGTTAGTGTTCGTAATGGTGAACGACAAATTTGAGAGAAAGTCGCCAAGATGACAAACAGAACTTGCTGATATCTTGCTACACATTTTGGTGGTAACAAAAACAGGTATATAGacagcagtggcggcgcgtggtcattttgacaaccaaggcaagctactgcgggaccaagtcacccccatctatggggacaggatgagcgctgtaagttctcccatcattttatgagtataaaaaccattccagcggtaacaaccaatcggcaaaagcgacaatttttaacgataagaaagtgtctttaaaaccggtccaagtcaagggattaataaatatagacatagtttattttgaaacctctttcaaaaggaaaggcaatatttacccagataaatacaatgacatattaacagaaacttcgggaaagcagacaaaacctaaaataaggtttaaaacgttactatgaaaaacggaaaggtaatgcaaagataaggacatgcgtcgctcactcatagatatatatgctgctagacttctactgcttgaacatatatgcaacacgccgcggtttcttggaagcaaaatgctcaataacgcgctgattaaagtcatgcatcccagaaataacgtctctgtgaatggataaaacagtcaaggaatttaatctatcttacTTCATtatgtttctgagatacgtcgtcaaaatgatgtccagaacttttgcagacgccgcaaaggtagttactagagtgttatctatgaggaacccatagagcgcgcaagttgatgtgatgtttaaaaaagtttgattggtgtatatacaacgcaattcattttccaatttacccacgtttatcatggggtaaaatttggagacagtagccaacaaatggatgggaaattgacgtgcaaattttgaaaaatttttggggttcatcaaagagaacgcggcaaggtttTCAGTGCGcggacgatcgcctatttgattcaccagaatgtcacagcattcctttgcagacaaaatcaaacgctgcgttgtttgcccgcggcgtaaggaagcactccatgtgtcatcatattttattgtttcccggatacgagatacagcatcgcagaagtctgaaatacacgactgcacagacgctccatccattagccttgactgcaatgcgccgtataatacatccacgtgatagaatattgtggagaaaaaagcgagaaaaaatgaaaactaaccatcttctagcagacgctttagacttGCCGTCttcctcacagagcgttcgtcccaaaccggagagctcagaatgccattgaaacactcaatgagctcagacctaattttggacacgccctgcaccacgcgtgattggaagttccaacgtgttggtgcacaagctgggagacggcggctacatatctggcgaaggaggtcagagcgcttcggcgaaacggaaaaaaatgaagaaaaccccgaaacatttgcaaaaaatatacggacgagaggggtatcaagacacatacttttaataacgaggttaaattggtgtgcatgaaaatgtaaaaaatgcgcatgaggaaaatcttcttttatataaacttgaacaccatgtttcgacccactcatgactgccgcgccggcataagtttgagctatcaattttgacttcgcgttgtaaggctgtaacgcttctttcagtacagccgatatcccacAAGCCGTGCGATcgacgattggtacaaagctgtgaaatctctcggtaggtttaccatcgcccaagacgttgtacctctaatttttgttccagcggcagctgcgaaaacggagtgcgaagtagtgcatcaaccttattcattatgaggtctaaggctaagaaatgcgaagccggaaagaagtgaggagctcaaaaggaatgtggaaaatcgaaagcaaatggactaaaggtctctaactgattcaaatagcgaaacaagcgacaaaaacgaaggcgaggaaactatcaactcttcaagcaaccaacgaacgagaaggaatgcgtgaatatgtcaacacgttgttgtaagaaacgtcggcattgtgtcgtcataatttcggagctagccccgatgatttagtaaaagaaacagaaaacaaacgagacaaacgcggcgagtggaagataaaagagagaatacgatatacaatgagcaaccggggcaaaatcggcgtcgccccgtcgacgttcggcgaaggctttgcgagcgaaaaatgaaccatgtcgggagaatatggtagtgtagacagtctgtgcaaccgatattgaggtatttttcgaatattttttattataccgaaaaaacaataaatatataaataaatatattttaaaacgtgtGGACATGAAATGCATGAAAGAATATatgtcaaatat containing:
- the LOC120343024 gene encoding uncharacterized protein LOC120343024 — encoded protein: MNIHHQEVVIDPPDEDGGHRISCGRKRRSRKNRKRWNQKRGDSEERSSSFLNAIHCIVAFASWFGRKMRKVNNVMNFEKRTRQSGKCKIKKVTNNKTKLTGLNLKMKIFTKCFSKTQNGMKSNRNKMDDNFDDLGEITSQSHRSENIALESFYEKDEDMQWEVSSISTDYSLTYVSSLSMDSTMSEISSLSSSIDDFDCVSNRHAKQQFEMQKQEEEERFEKQNLWKDLKIEQELRDVAQEITLAAMFGAVAQIKLETLKVSSDILEIELQPAKMDQDHCRGDGATFPNNS